In Nostoc sp. UHCC 0870, a single window of DNA contains:
- a CDS encoding tyrosine-type recombinase/integrase, producing the protein MKINRFGRAEILTPDQINVLFTEGFVNPRDRALFGVCLYAACRINEACTLAVLDVFGSHGVRGVLVLRSVNTKGKRDTREIQVHPKLKQYLEEYNPNRRKEFLFPGRHGLGHIHKVSADKILRDTCVRLGIEGVSTHSFRRTALTRMSDAGIPLRHIQEISGHRTLAALERYLGVTEKQKQNAISALDF; encoded by the coding sequence TCCTATTTACCGAGGGCTTTGTCAACCCACGCGATCGCGCTTTATTTGGCGTGTGTCTTTATGCTGCTTGCCGGATCAATGAAGCTTGCACGTTGGCGGTTCTAGATGTGTTTGGGAGTCACGGTGTCAGGGGGGTGTTGGTGTTACGGAGTGTTAACACCAAAGGGAAGCGGGACACTAGGGAAATTCAAGTGCATCCGAAGCTGAAGCAGTATTTAGAAGAGTACAACCCCAACCGGCGCAAGGAGTTCTTGTTTCCAGGGCGGCATGGGTTGGGGCATATTCATAAGGTCAGTGCTGATAAAATCCTCAGAGATACTTGTGTGCGGCTGGGTATTGAGGGGGTGAGTACGCACAGTTTTCGCAGGACTGCGTTAACCAGGATGAGCGATGCCGGAATACCGTTGCGCCACATTCAGGAGATATCTGGACATCGGACTTTGGCTGCTTTGGAGCGGTATTTAGGGGTGACTGAGAAGCAGAAGCAGAACGCTATCTCTGCTTTGGATTTTTGA